A region from the Dehalococcoides mccartyi CG5 genome encodes:
- the radC gene encoding RadC family protein: MSLPNKTDETPSSNPPANPNEGHRQRLRERFLKAGLDGLNDYEVVELLLTLGTPRRDCKQAAKEAIKNFGSLRAVLEASPEELSGIKGIGAVNSVAIKLIKEVSQRYLKDGIIEKPVCNTAQQVFDYLYCAMRGLKKEVFKVIYLDSQHRVLDVADLFCGTVASGCIVPREVIAAAISKNASALIFVHNHPSGKTEPSQADKDVTRELVYAAMVMKIRALDHIIIGDNCYFSFAAAGIMGEYETGFLNLKLKHVSEARRHIYRAELFGGNPE; this comes from the coding sequence ATGAGTCTGCCGAATAAGACCGATGAGACCCCCTCCTCCAATCCCCCGGCTAACCCTAATGAAGGGCACCGCCAGCGTTTGCGTGAGCGTTTTTTAAAGGCCGGTCTGGACGGGCTGAATGATTATGAAGTGGTGGAGCTACTGCTTACTTTAGGAACTCCCCGCCGTGATTGCAAACAGGCCGCCAAAGAGGCTATCAAAAACTTCGGCAGTCTGAGGGCTGTGCTGGAGGCCTCACCTGAAGAACTCTCAGGCATAAAGGGCATTGGGGCGGTCAATTCGGTGGCTATCAAACTTATTAAAGAAGTATCCCAGCGTTACCTGAAAGATGGCATTATTGAAAAACCGGTCTGCAATACTGCCCAGCAGGTGTTTGACTACCTTTACTGTGCCATGCGGGGTCTTAAAAAAGAGGTTTTCAAGGTAATTTATCTGGACAGCCAGCACAGGGTGCTGGACGTGGCAGACCTTTTTTGCGGAACGGTGGCCAGCGGTTGCATAGTCCCCCGTGAGGTGATTGCGGCCGCTATTTCCAAAAATGCCTCCGCCCTTATTTTTGTCCACAACCATCCCTCCGGCAAGACCGAGCCTTCACAGGCAGATAAAGACGTAACCCGTGAACTGGTATATGCTGCCATGGTGATGAAAATACGGGCTTTAGACCATATTATCATCGGGGATAACTGTTATTTTAGTTTTGCCGCCGCCGGTATTATGGGTGAGTATGAAACAGGTTTTCTGAATTTGAAACTGAAGCATGTTTCCGAGGCCAGACGCCATATATACCGGGCAGAACTGTTCGGGGGAAACCCGGAGTAG
- a CDS encoding methylated-DNA--[protein]-cysteine S-methyltransferase, with translation MSRVALKSLDTAVRRAETDSDIRWDIFKIQPGWVGVMASTEGICRLTLPQPGQAEALGQLKPPPGATRTDNLVSSLATKLESYFKGISTDFPFSLDLGGYTPFESLVFQACAQIPYGQTASYGQIARQIGYPKAARAVGQALHKNPVPLIVPCHRIIAGSGKTGGFNGGINIKCWLLTLEARKPSDL, from the coding sequence TTGAGTAGAGTTGCACTAAAGAGCCTTGACACAGCCGTCAGAAGGGCTGAAACTGATTCCGATATCCGCTGGGATATTTTTAAAATCCAACCAGGTTGGGTTGGGGTAATGGCATCTACGGAAGGAATCTGCCGCCTTACCCTGCCTCAGCCCGGTCAAGCCGAAGCACTGGGGCAACTGAAACCGCCGCCGGGTGCTACCCGGACTGACAATCTAGTCAGCTCTCTGGCAACTAAACTTGAAAGCTATTTCAAGGGAATCAGCACGGATTTCCCGTTCAGCCTTGACCTTGGCGGGTATACACCCTTTGAATCACTGGTGTTTCAGGCCTGCGCCCAGATACCCTACGGACAAACCGCCAGTTACGGCCAGATTGCCCGCCAGATAGGCTACCCCAAAGCTGCCAGAGCAGTGGGGCAAGCTCTCCATAAAAATCCCGTGCCCCTCATAGTACCCTGCCACAGGATAATTGCCGGTAGCGGCAAAACAGGCGGTTTTAACGGCGGGATAAATATAAAATGCTGGCTGCTTACACTGGAAGCTAGGAAACCTTCAGATTTATAA
- a CDS encoding ComF family protein yields MAFLHQSFKDTLLDLVFPQQCLVCGKEGKLFCAKCHAGLSYISPPVCSLCGHHVSNDGVCPMCLSGKIHLDGLRSVFNFEGGIAQAIYSLKYHNLRSVAPLLGTFMADYLKQNPMPADIIVPVPLHPSRLKYRGYNQSLLLARELCRQTGIELADKWLERSLATASQARTQNRIERLANVNNAFIFKYPTTTAPRVIIIDDVATTGATLNACAATLKEAGALSVWGLTIARER; encoded by the coding sequence ATGGCGTTTTTGCATCAATCCTTTAAAGATACATTGCTGGATCTGGTCTTTCCCCAGCAGTGTCTGGTTTGCGGGAAAGAAGGCAAGCTGTTCTGTGCCAAATGCCATGCCGGTCTCAGCTATATCTCCCCTCCGGTCTGTTCACTCTGCGGTCATCATGTATCAAATGACGGGGTTTGCCCTATGTGCCTTTCCGGCAAAATCCATCTGGACGGGCTGCGTTCAGTTTTCAACTTTGAAGGCGGTATTGCCCAAGCCATTTATTCCCTCAAATACCACAACCTGCGTTCGGTTGCTCCGTTACTGGGCACTTTTATGGCAGACTACCTTAAACAAAACCCTATGCCGGCTGATATTATTGTACCTGTGCCTCTCCACCCCAGCCGTTTGAAATACCGCGGCTATAACCAGTCTCTCCTGCTGGCAAGGGAACTTTGCCGCCAAACAGGTATAGAATTAGCCGACAAATGGCTTGAGCGTTCTCTGGCAACTGCTTCTCAGGCACGCACCCAAAACCGCATTGAACGTTTGGCAAACGTAAACAACGCCTTTATTTTCAAATACCCCACGACAACCGCCCCCAGGGTGATTATAATAGATGATGTAGCAACCACAGGCGCTACCCTGAATGCCTGCGCCGCCACTCTTAAAGAGGCTGGTGCCCTCAGTGTATGGGGGCTGACCATAGCCAGAGAAAGATAG
- a CDS encoding gamma-glutamylcyclotransferase family protein, which yields MLYFAYGQSLSRKQMKEICPDATPKQSATLANYRLVFLGYSRKWHGALASIKPSRGDRAKGGLYEISESGLRKLDAHEEYPANSERIKVNVHNEDGSLLEAFTHTRRRSDDEAKPSAEYLTVIQQAYHEWGLV from the coding sequence ATGCTGTATTTTGCATACGGACAGAGCCTCAGCCGAAAACAGATGAAGGAAATCTGCCCGGATGCCACCCCAAAACAGAGTGCCACGCTGGCTAACTACAGGCTGGTTTTTCTGGGTTATTCACGCAAGTGGCACGGGGCACTGGCCAGCATCAAACCTTCCCGCGGTGACAGGGCTAAAGGAGGACTTTACGAGATAAGCGAATCCGGACTGCGCAAACTGGACGCCCATGAGGAATATCCGGCTAACAGCGAACGGATAAAAGTAAATGTCCATAACGAAGACGGGAGTCTTTTGGAAGCCTTTACTCATACCCGCCGCCGCTCTGATGACGAGGCCAAACCCTCCGCCGAATACTTGACGGTAATCCAGCAAGCCTATCATGAATGGGGGCTTGTCTGA
- the thpR gene encoding RNA 2',3'-cyclic phosphodiesterase produces MAEGLIRTFIAIELSPELKTTLGGIQNSLPIPSQAIKWVKPESIHLTLKFLGDTPLSQIESIVQGMEKAALACPAFTLSTTRIGAFPSLSNPKVIWLGLEGETDKLQTTFAEVEKNISRLGFPTDTREFAPHLTLGRLRENAGRNDIETTAKILKSAPPIPQTSLHASHICLFKSQLLPAGPLYTRLAQISLA; encoded by the coding sequence TTGGCTGAAGGACTTATCCGCACTTTCATCGCCATAGAACTGTCACCTGAGCTTAAAACCACACTCGGCGGTATCCAGAATTCGCTGCCTATACCCTCTCAAGCTATTAAATGGGTAAAACCCGAGTCTATCCACCTGACTCTCAAATTTCTGGGGGATACCCCGCTAAGCCAGATTGAGAGTATCGTACAGGGCATGGAGAAAGCCGCACTGGCCTGCCCTGCCTTTACCCTATCAACCACCCGAATAGGGGCTTTCCCTTCACTTTCAAACCCGAAGGTTATCTGGCTGGGGCTGGAAGGTGAGACCGATAAACTGCAAACCACCTTCGCCGAAGTTGAGAAAAATATTTCCCGGCTGGGATTTCCAACAGATACACGGGAATTTGCTCCTCACTTGACCCTTGGGCGTCTTAGGGAGAATGCCGGTAGAAATGATATAGAAACCACTGCCAAAATACTCAAATCCGCACCCCCTATCCCCCAAACCAGCTTACACGCCAGCCATATCTGTTTGTTTAAAAGCCAGCTTTTACCCGCCGGACCGTTATATACCAGACTGGCCCAAATCAGCCTTGCCTAG
- a CDS encoding SRPBCC family protein, producing MIKYFFKTVWHFDAPPEKVWELIKDARSMPEWWPGVKRFEILSKERELQPGCLIQASVKGLTGDLNFELEVSKAVPCHEIVMLSRGDLMGQGVWTLTPDNGKTISTYIWEVTTTGKLMNAIGSVCKPVFIWNHNRVMTAGFKALKKRL from the coding sequence TTGATAAAATATTTTTTCAAAACTGTCTGGCACTTTGACGCCCCACCTGAAAAAGTCTGGGAGCTGATTAAAGATGCCCGCAGCATGCCGGAATGGTGGCCGGGAGTAAAACGTTTTGAAATACTGTCTAAAGAACGGGAACTGCAGCCGGGTTGCCTTATACAGGCTTCCGTAAAGGGGCTGACCGGAGACCTTAACTTTGAACTGGAAGTAAGCAAGGCAGTACCCTGCCATGAAATCGTAATGCTAAGCAGGGGAGACTTGATGGGGCAGGGAGTATGGACACTTACCCCTGACAATGGCAAGACCATCAGCACCTATATCTGGGAAGTAACCACCACCGGCAAACTGATGAATGCCATAGGTTCTGTCTGCAAGCCGGTATTTATCTGGAATCATAACAGGGTAATGACAGCCGGCTTTAAAGCCCTTAAAAAACGCCTCTAA
- the hpf gene encoding ribosome hibernation-promoting factor, HPF/YfiA family — MEIQITTKNCRLDNRTRSYIQRKMGRITRMLPQISEFKIELDEEQTRSQADHFILKATLHTGTDVLYAEERAENLLTAADQAVKVLNQQIDHAKGKMEEKVRNRESIRLSQPKVSSPPREPLIRKRQQEAKPMTVEEAVNQLNLSGEEYLLFLGPDTKRVNLLRRFADGKFELVEPVPE, encoded by the coding sequence ATGGAGATTCAGATTACCACCAAGAATTGCCGCCTGGACAACCGTACCCGCAGTTATATCCAACGCAAAATGGGACGGATAACCCGCATGCTCCCCCAGATTTCCGAGTTCAAGATTGAGCTTGACGAGGAACAAACCCGTTCCCAGGCTGACCATTTTATCCTTAAAGCTACTCTGCATACCGGTACAGACGTACTTTACGCTGAAGAACGAGCCGAAAACCTGCTGACCGCCGCCGACCAGGCGGTGAAAGTGCTTAACCAGCAGATTGACCATGCCAAAGGCAAAATGGAAGAAAAAGTACGCAACCGCGAAAGCATACGTCTCAGCCAGCCAAAGGTGTCTTCTCCTCCACGTGAGCCTTTAATCCGAAAACGCCAACAAGAGGCAAAACCCATGACCGTGGAAGAAGCCGTAAATCAGCTGAATTTATCCGGAGAGGAATATCTGCTCTTTTTAGGTCCGGATACCAAACGGGTAAATCTGCTTCGCCGCTTTGCTGACGGCAAATTTGAGCTGGTAGAGCCTGTACCCGAATAG
- a CDS encoding MarC family protein has translation MSDFWNNILLTFVPLFIVVDAVGNLPFVISITDQSTAEERKKVVNLAVITASLLGLLFLFMGKLVLDLMGISVGAFAIAGGLILLLFAIRYMTSGHMVEVIKEEMVAVVPIGTPLTMGPATITTLILLVNQFPLYIVLISFALNMLATWLIFKSSEWFVHYMGRGGLKAMSRIFSLFLAAIAISMIIKGLRLEEILGAVAGGG, from the coding sequence ATGAGTGATTTCTGGAATAATATTCTGCTGACCTTTGTGCCGCTGTTTATCGTGGTGGACGCAGTGGGTAATTTGCCGTTTGTAATATCCATTACCGACCAATCCACTGCCGAAGAACGTAAAAAGGTAGTTAATCTTGCGGTTATTACCGCCTCTTTACTGGGGCTGTTGTTTCTTTTCATGGGCAAGCTGGTACTGGACCTGATGGGCATATCCGTAGGGGCGTTTGCCATTGCCGGCGGTCTTATCCTGCTTCTTTTTGCCATACGCTATATGACCAGCGGGCATATGGTAGAGGTTATCAAAGAGGAAATGGTGGCGGTTGTACCCATCGGCACTCCCCTTACCATGGGGCCGGCCACTATCACTACCCTGATTTTGCTGGTAAACCAATTTCCCCTGTATATAGTACTAATTTCCTTTGCCCTGAATATGCTGGCAACATGGCTCATTTTTAAGTCCAGCGAATGGTTTGTTCACTACATGGGACGGGGTGGTCTCAAAGCTATGTCACGGATTTTCAGCCTGTTTCTGGCGGCTATTGCTATCAGTATGATTATCAAAGGTTTACGCCTTGAAGAGATACTTGGAGCGGTTGCCGGAGGGGGCTAA
- a CDS encoding putative signal transducing protein yields MPQADKLELAGIAPNQIIAEMWQGFLEGEGIPSTLGAQHVFSYLGVTMLPVSLYVLKEHLTQAKEILADLQIQNEEPDESAE; encoded by the coding sequence ATGCCCCAAGCGGATAAACTGGAACTGGCGGGCATAGCCCCGAACCAGATAATAGCTGAGATGTGGCAGGGTTTTCTGGAGGGGGAGGGTATTCCGTCCACTCTGGGAGCCCAGCATGTATTTTCGTATCTGGGGGTGACCATGTTGCCGGTAAGTCTGTATGTTTTAAAGGAACACCTTACTCAGGCCAAAGAAATATTGGCGGATTTGCAGATACAGAATGAAGAACCGGATGAGTCTGCCGAATAA
- a CDS encoding 50S ribosomal protein L25/general stress protein Ctc — protein MTGISLALKPRQVFGNKNKLIRAQGLTPVHIFGHGLKSLALQADTLELESTINRAGSSHLVNIKLDTDKKTRKVFIREIQRNPIKGYLEHVDFYQINLKEKVTAEIPIHFSGESSLLKEKGHKLIAPFTHLTVEALPDDLPPEIHIDLSQFDTLEKDLYIKDIILPGGAKILNEADLLVAKVSEVHLKVETTVAVNPAEESVEKPVAHIEEKESTEKE, from the coding sequence ATGACTGGTATCAGCCTGGCACTTAAACCCAGACAGGTTTTTGGCAACAAGAACAAACTCATCAGAGCCCAAGGGCTAACCCCTGTCCATATCTTCGGGCACGGACTGAAATCACTGGCACTTCAAGCCGACACACTGGAACTTGAATCAACCATCAACCGGGCCGGCAGTTCACATCTGGTGAATATCAAGCTGGACACAGACAAAAAAACCCGCAAAGTATTTATCCGTGAAATTCAGCGCAACCCTATAAAAGGTTACCTTGAGCATGTAGATTTTTACCAGATAAATCTGAAAGAAAAAGTAACGGCGGAAATACCCATCCACTTCAGCGGTGAATCATCCCTGCTCAAAGAAAAAGGACACAAACTGATAGCCCCCTTTACGCACCTTACTGTTGAAGCCCTGCCGGATGACCTTCCGCCAGAAATACATATTGACCTCTCCCAGTTTGACACTCTGGAGAAAGACCTTTACATAAAAGATATCATCCTGCCCGGCGGAGCCAAAATCCTGAACGAGGCTGACCTTCTGGTAGCCAAGGTAAGCGAAGTCCACCTCAAGGTAGAAACCACGGTGGCAGTCAACCCGGCTGAGGAATCTGTGGAGAAACCTGTAGCCCATATTGAAGAAAAAGAAAGCACTGAAAAGGAATAG
- a CDS encoding protease inhibitor I42 family protein — protein sequence MKKFAGLILSLVCAFSLAFSGCSAQVKTYTADDTLIECHTGDEFIVALPSNPSTGYSWDFESVSSKIYLVEKTYTPDNADAALVGSGGTEYFRFRALDKEQTELWFYYSRPWDAVPLETLVINLKVS from the coding sequence ATGAAGAAATTTGCGGGTTTGATACTTAGTCTGGTTTGCGCTTTCAGTTTGGCTTTTTCCGGTTGCAGTGCTCAGGTAAAAACTTATACCGCCGATGATACCCTGATAGAGTGCCATACCGGTGACGAATTTATAGTAGCCCTGCCGTCTAATCCCAGCACCGGGTATAGCTGGGATTTTGAATCGGTCAGTTCTAAAATATATCTGGTTGAAAAAACCTATACGCCTGATAATGCTGATGCTGCTCTGGTCGGAAGCGGCGGAACCGAATATTTCCGCTTCAGGGCTTTGGATAAAGAACAGACCGAACTCTGGTTTTACTATTCCCGTCCGTGGGATGCTGTACCTCTGGAAACGTTAGTTATAAATCTGAAGGTTTCCTAG
- a CDS encoding DNA polymerase III subunit alpha has protein sequence MFCHLHVHTEFSLLDGMCRISQLVVRAKELGMEALAITDHGTMHGIPRFYKEAKEAGIKPILGSEFYLAYGDRTAKTAADKNYYHLVLLAKNNKGYHNLIQLSSRSHLEGFYYKPRIDKELLEKYSEGLVCLSACPSGEVPRLILENRYDEAREAALWYKKTFENYYIEIQRHPMPDLEKINSVLIPMARELDIPLVATNDTHYLDKEDAPYHDLLLCIGTNALVSDEKRMKMEGEYFYLKSPQEMAEAYQDIPDAIENTAKIAEMCNVSLDFGRLHLPEIDIPKGKTPDEYLADLCYEGLPVFYPDAGPEILDRLKYELDVIKTTEFANYFLVTWDIIRFVKEKGLYYGVRGSAASSIVLYCLGITALDPIRYKLVFERFLNIERKEMPDIDMDFQDDRREEVIEYVVGKYGRDHVSQIITFGTLGAKAAVRDVGRALGMAYADVDRVAKVIPFSPHMTLDKAMEESSELKEMYNQDAVVRNLVDAARKVEGLSRHASTHAAGVVISKDPLTDHVPLQRLSKENNLGLVMTQYTMEDIAKIGLLKMDFLGLVNLNILGKACAVIKEYTGQDIDPLAIPLDDQKTFELLAAGETVGVFQLEGTGMRRYIKELKPTVFSDIGAMVALYRPGPMEQIPRFIKSKHGLEPITYPHPALEPLLEETYGVIVYQEQVLFIAQTFSGYTLGQADILRKAMGKKIAAVMQKQKANFVDGAMKNGYTREIADEVFALVEPFAGYAFNKAHATSYALIAYQTAYLKANYPVEYITAYLQAFCDVTEKVVTAVTEARHMGIEVLPPDINRSGANFEIEQAEGGVKKIRFGLAAIKNVGVAAVEPIVAERKANGDYLSVEDLCRRAEGSSLNKRVMESLVKAGALDNMGDRGTLFFNLPNILSLAQREQKMKDSNQTTMFDLFSQQSPVPMTNLELEESPVTTREKLQWEKELVGIFISEHPFTPYASSALEVTTALCGQIDEELHNQLVTVAGMVASVRVSATREGKPFVMAEIEDLVGRVEIAAWPKVYNATKALWEEGNILLVEGKAVVRGDRVSIHAEKVSRYQPETEKKAAPVFINAPQPKSEEKEPPAPQLQRLVVCIQQTENEERDIDCLNEVVETLRQYTGETEVRLCVVNHERVFILKMPDIWVYYCPELKNKLAALVGSANVRLENNAPSG, from the coding sequence ATGTTTTGTCATCTTCATGTCCACACCGAATTCAGCCTGCTGGACGGCATGTGCCGTATTTCCCAGCTGGTAGTCCGCGCCAAGGAACTTGGCATGGAGGCACTAGCTATTACTGACCACGGCACTATGCATGGCATTCCCCGTTTTTACAAAGAAGCCAAAGAGGCAGGCATAAAACCCATACTGGGCAGCGAATTTTATCTGGCATATGGTGACCGCACCGCCAAAACTGCGGCAGACAAAAACTACTACCATCTGGTACTGCTGGCTAAAAATAACAAGGGCTACCATAACCTTATTCAGCTTAGCTCGCGTTCGCATCTGGAGGGCTTTTACTACAAACCCCGTATAGATAAAGAACTGCTTGAGAAATATTCAGAAGGGCTGGTTTGCCTTTCGGCCTGCCCGTCGGGTGAAGTACCCCGCCTGATACTGGAAAACCGCTATGATGAGGCCAGAGAAGCCGCCCTGTGGTACAAGAAAACTTTTGAAAACTACTATATAGAAATCCAGCGCCACCCCATGCCTGATTTGGAAAAGATAAACAGCGTCCTTATACCTATGGCACGGGAGCTGGATATTCCCTTGGTAGCTACCAACGATACCCACTATCTGGACAAGGAAGATGCCCCCTACCATGATTTGCTGCTTTGCATAGGCACAAATGCACTGGTCAGTGACGAAAAGCGGATGAAGATGGAGGGGGAATATTTTTACCTGAAATCCCCTCAGGAAATGGCGGAAGCCTATCAAGATATACCTGATGCAATTGAAAACACCGCCAAAATAGCTGAGATGTGCAATGTCAGCCTGGACTTCGGGCGTCTGCACCTGCCGGAGATAGATATACCCAAAGGCAAAACCCCTGATGAGTATCTGGCAGACTTGTGCTATGAAGGACTGCCAGTTTTTTACCCTGATGCCGGCCCGGAGATACTTGACCGCCTGAAGTACGAACTGGATGTTATCAAAACCACCGAGTTTGCCAATTACTTTCTGGTTACCTGGGATATCATCCGTTTTGTAAAAGAAAAAGGGTTGTATTATGGTGTCCGTGGCAGTGCCGCTTCGTCCATAGTGCTTTACTGTCTAGGCATAACCGCCCTTGACCCCATCAGATACAAACTGGTTTTTGAGCGTTTTCTGAATATTGAACGCAAGGAAATGCCTGATATTGATATGGACTTTCAGGATGACCGCCGCGAGGAGGTTATTGAATACGTTGTCGGCAAGTACGGGCGTGACCATGTTTCCCAGATTATTACCTTTGGTACGCTGGGGGCAAAAGCGGCCGTGCGGGATGTGGGACGGGCACTTGGCATGGCCTATGCCGATGTGGATAGGGTAGCCAAGGTTATACCTTTCTCCCCTCACATGACTCTGGACAAGGCTATGGAAGAAAGCTCCGAGCTCAAGGAAATGTACAATCAAGATGCCGTTGTCCGCAATCTGGTGGATGCCGCCCGCAAGGTGGAGGGTCTTTCCCGTCATGCTTCCACCCATGCTGCCGGCGTAGTCATTTCCAAAGACCCCTTGACAGACCATGTACCCCTGCAGCGCCTCAGCAAGGAGAATAATCTGGGGCTGGTCATGACCCAGTACACCATGGAAGACATAGCCAAAATAGGTTTGCTCAAGATGGACTTTCTGGGTTTGGTCAACCTGAATATACTGGGCAAGGCCTGTGCGGTAATCAAAGAATACACCGGACAGGATATCGACCCCTTGGCCATACCCCTTGACGACCAAAAGACCTTTGAACTGCTGGCAGCCGGCGAAACAGTGGGTGTTTTCCAGCTGGAAGGTACGGGTATGCGCCGCTATATCAAAGAACTGAAACCGACAGTGTTTTCGGATATTGGTGCTATGGTGGCTTTATACCGCCCCGGCCCTATGGAGCAGATACCCCGTTTTATCAAATCCAAGCATGGGCTTGAGCCTATCACCTATCCACACCCCGCACTTGAACCCCTGCTGGAAGAAACTTACGGGGTTATTGTCTATCAGGAGCAGGTTCTCTTCATAGCCCAGACCTTTTCCGGCTATACTCTGGGGCAGGCGGATATACTCCGCAAGGCCATGGGTAAAAAGATTGCCGCCGTTATGCAGAAGCAGAAAGCCAATTTTGTGGACGGGGCCATGAAAAACGGCTATACCCGTGAGATAGCCGATGAGGTATTTGCTCTGGTTGAACCTTTTGCCGGGTATGCCTTTAACAAGGCCCATGCTACCAGCTATGCCCTTATCGCCTATCAGACAGCCTACCTCAAGGCTAATTACCCAGTGGAATATATAACCGCTTATCTTCAGGCTTTTTGTGACGTGACCGAAAAGGTGGTAACCGCCGTTACCGAAGCCCGCCATATGGGGATAGAAGTATTGCCGCCGGATATTAACCGCAGCGGGGCTAATTTTGAGATAGAACAAGCCGAAGGCGGGGTTAAAAAAATCCGCTTCGGGCTGGCGGCTATCAAGAATGTGGGTGTGGCGGCAGTAGAGCCTATTGTGGCCGAAAGGAAAGCCAACGGGGACTATCTGTCTGTGGAGGATTTATGCCGCAGGGCCGAGGGTTCATCACTTAACAAGCGGGTGATGGAAAGTCTGGTTAAGGCTGGGGCTTTGGATAATATGGGTGACAGGGGAACTCTCTTTTTCAATTTGCCGAATATACTTTCATTGGCTCAGCGGGAGCAGAAGATGAAAGATTCAAACCAGACTACTATGTTTGACCTTTTCAGCCAGCAATCACCCGTACCCATGACTAATCTGGAGCTTGAAGAATCACCGGTTACCACCCGTGAAAAACTCCAGTGGGAAAAAGAGCTGGTAGGTATATTTATATCTGAGCATCCGTTTACCCCCTATGCCAGTTCGGCTTTGGAGGTAACTACCGCCCTGTGCGGCCAGATAGATGAGGAACTCCACAATCAGCTGGTTACAGTAGCGGGTATGGTGGCTTCGGTGCGGGTTTCGGCCACCCGCGAAGGCAAACCGTTTGTTATGGCCGAAATTGAAGATTTGGTAGGACGGGTGGAAATAGCCGCCTGGCCGAAAGTTTATAACGCAACCAAGGCCCTCTGGGAAGAGGGGAATATTCTTTTAGTGGAAGGTAAAGCTGTGGTTCGTGGAGACAGGGTATCAATTCATGCCGAAAAAGTAAGCCGGTACCAGCCGGAAACAGAGAAGAAAGCGGCACCGGTATTTATAAATGCCCCCCAGCCAAAGTCCGAGGAAAAAGAGCCTCCGGCTCCCCAACTGCAGCGTTTGGTGGTATGTATCCAGCAAACTGAAAATGAGGAACGGGATATTGACTGTCTGAATGAGGTAGTGGAAACCCTGCGGCAATATACGGGTGAAACCGAAGTACGGTTGTGCGTGGTCAACCACGAGAGGGTTTTCATATTGAAAATGCCTGATATCTGGGTATACTATTGTCCGGAGCTAAAAAATAAGCTTGCTGCCCTGGTGGGCAGTGCCAATGTGAGGTTGGAGAATAATGCCCCAAGCGGATAA
- a CDS encoding amidohydrolase family protein, producing MIIDFHTHIFPPEIIAARQEYTCRDSCMGLLYSNLKAKMITADELVAALNEAGVDRAVALNISWDSDELCTFTNNYLLESARRYPERIIPFCALPISNPSASLNELERCLSLGAKGIGELRTERPEELALPPYQPLFERIAQKGLVCLFHASEPLGHIYPGKGLATPERFYPFISRYPKLKLVLAHLGGGMPFYHLMPEAAKVLSNTAYDTAAAPFLYNPEIYQQVIKLAGETKLLFGSDYPLMPYDRTLKHLLDGRLETDIQAKILRQNALDWLNKGETGLG from the coding sequence ATGATAATAGATTTTCATACCCATATTTTCCCTCCCGAAATCATTGCAGCCCGGCAGGAATACACCTGCCGGGACAGCTGCATGGGGCTGCTTTATTCAAACCTCAAAGCCAAAATGATAACCGCAGACGAGTTGGTAGCGGCACTGAATGAAGCCGGCGTGGATAGGGCAGTGGCACTGAATATCAGCTGGGATTCAGATGAACTGTGTACATTTACCAATAACTACCTGCTGGAATCTGCCCGCCGTTACCCTGAAAGGATTATTCCGTTTTGTGCTTTACCCATTTCAAACCCGTCTGCCAGCCTTAATGAGCTGGAACGCTGCCTCAGTCTGGGGGCAAAGGGTATAGGCGAACTCCGTACCGAACGGCCGGAAGAACTGGCTCTTCCGCCATATCAACCCTTGTTTGAGCGTATAGCACAGAAGGGCTTGGTTTGCCTGTTTCATGCTTCAGAACCGCTGGGGCATATCTATCCCGGAAAGGGTCTTGCCACTCCGGAAAGGTTTTACCCGTTTATTTCCCGATACCCCAAGCTTAAACTGGTACTGGCCCATCTGGGCGGGGGCATGCCCTTTTACCACCTTATGCCGGAAGCCGCCAAGGTGCTTTCAAACACCGCCTATGACACCGCGGCCGCCCCTTTCCTGTACAACCCTGAAATTTATCAGCAGGTGATAAAACTGGCCGGAGAGACTAAACTCCTTTTCGGCAGTGATTACCCCCTCATGCCTTATGACCGCACCTTAAAACACCTACTAGATGGACGGCTTGAGACTGATATACAGGCAAAGATACTGCGGCAAAACGCACTTGACTGGTTAAACAAAGGGGAAACGGGTCTTGGCTGA